A part of Desulfovibrio psychrotolerans genomic DNA contains:
- a CDS encoding ABC transporter permease subunit, whose product MTEPARTLSINYEPLLKVLVAAIIALPLLIFVLYPLISILGFSFHTPEGFGLQNYAATLSTDRFRRLLGNSFAVTSVTTAIAVVLSYGFAFAVQRTCLPCRNLFRLIALMPLFAPSLVQAQGLVLMLGRNGLINRMLGTEISIYGYWGIVISSVLYVFPYAFLILSASLSQADNRLYESSRILGASPLRTFLTVTLPSNRFALVATCFVVFTLVITDFGNPMVVGGDYSVLATEVYNQVIGQANFELGAVIGMVLLIPVAIAVGVEKWFNRRSYAQISEGSQPLSIRPHAVRDSLFTLYALLLCAAILAVVGIVVFASFTRLWPYRMELTLLHYGFDVQNGIQPLWNSIYTGLMAALIGVTVTGLAAYVTEKFRTILDSPLYFLCIVPAAIPGMVLGLGYILAFNSPDNPIYPLYGTLVLIAICNVYYYHAQGFLIASTSMKQISPSFDEASSSLGATFLRTMRKVTLPLMWPTLVGVAVFFFMRSMVTLSAVIFLITPSTQVAAVSVLLLEDRGAVNQAAAFSVCIMAVVMLALAVARLVLNAAGFRHISLIR is encoded by the coding sequence ATGACGGAACCGGCGCGTACGCTCTCCATCAATTACGAACCGCTGCTGAAGGTTCTTGTCGCGGCCATCATAGCACTTCCCCTGCTCATCTTTGTGCTCTATCCGCTCATAAGCATTCTCGGCTTCAGCTTCCACACGCCGGAAGGCTTCGGACTCCAAAACTACGCCGCCACCCTCAGCACAGACCGTTTCAGACGCCTGCTCGGCAACAGCTTTGCCGTCACCTCCGTCACAACGGCCATTGCCGTTGTGCTCTCCTACGGCTTTGCCTTTGCCGTGCAGCGCACCTGCCTGCCATGCCGCAATCTGTTCCGCCTCATCGCGCTTATGCCGCTGTTCGCGCCCTCACTGGTGCAGGCTCAGGGTCTGGTGCTCATGCTGGGGCGCAACGGACTCATAAACCGCATGCTGGGCACAGAAATATCCATCTACGGGTATTGGGGCATTGTCATCTCCAGCGTGCTCTATGTGTTCCCCTACGCCTTTCTCATCCTTTCCGCCTCGCTTTCGCAGGCGGATAACCGCCTCTACGAATCTTCGCGCATTCTGGGGGCAAGCCCCCTGCGCACCTTTCTCACCGTCACGCTTCCTTCCAACCGTTTCGCTCTTGTGGCCACATGCTTTGTCGTCTTCACGCTGGTGATAACGGACTTCGGCAACCCCATGGTCGTGGGCGGCGACTACAGCGTGCTCGCCACAGAGGTGTATAATCAGGTCATCGGGCAGGCCAACTTCGAACTCGGTGCCGTCATCGGTATGGTGCTGCTTATCCCGGTGGCTATCGCCGTGGGCGTGGAAAAGTGGTTCAACCGCCGCAGCTACGCGCAGATATCGGAAGGGTCGCAGCCGCTCAGCATACGGCCCCACGCCGTGCGCGACAGCCTGTTCACCCTCTATGCCCTGCTTCTGTGCGCTGCCATTCTCGCCGTGGTGGGCATTGTCGTCTTTGCCAGCTTCACCAGGCTGTGGCCCTACCGCATGGAGCTGACCCTGCTGCATTACGGTTTTGACGTACAAAACGGCATTCAGCCTCTCTGGAACAGCATATACACAGGTCTCATGGCCGCGCTTATCGGTGTCACCGTGACCGGGCTGGCAGCGTACGTCACGGAAAAATTCCGCACCATTCTGGACTCCCCCCTCTACTTCCTGTGCATCGTTCCCGCCGCCATCCCCGGCATGGTGCTGGGGCTGGGATACATCCTTGCCTTCAACTCACCGGATAACCCGATCTATCCCCTCTATGGCACGCTGGTGCTCATCGCCATCTGCAACGTCTACTACTACCATGCACAGGGCTTCCTCATCGCCTCCACCAGCATGAAACAGATAAGCCCTTCTTTCGACGAGGCATCCTCCTCGCTCGGAGCAACCTTCCTGCGCACCATGCGCAAGGTCACGCTCCCCCTCATGTGGCCCACCCTTGTCGGGGTTGCCGTGTTCTTTTTCATGCGCAGCATGGTCACCTTGTCGGCGGTCATCTTCCTCATCACCCCGTCCACGCAGGTGGCGGCGGTATCTGTCCTGCTGCTGGAAGACCGGGGAGCCGTCAATCAGGCCGCAGCCTTTTCCGTCTGCATCATGGCGGTGGTCATGCTCGCCCTTGCCGTTGCCCGGCTTGTGCTGAATGCCGCAGGCTTCCGCCACATCTCGCTTATCCGCTAG
- a CDS encoding ABC transporter substrate-binding protein, with amino-acid sequence MMKKFRAFMHTVLSAAVLCTTLLFSSVAMANEITVYTSYEEDEAAAFLAAMQRDLPDLKVNLLRLSTGDLHARMLAEADNPRHDVIWGWAVTNMVDPRILDMLEPYKPKGIERVPARFRDAQDRWFATTGYMAAFCVNNEVLARKNLPMPTSWEDLLKPEFKGEVVMPNPASSGTGYLQIASLLQMKGEEKGWKYLSDLDKNIAQYIKSGSRPCNAASAGEFAVGASFALRAIKNINEGYPITMVIPKEGAGNELEATGLMKSSRNKAAAKRFIDWALSDSAVDEYYVWKEIVTVSGGSMPEAFINAGLPKDVGSVMVDMDFAWSAQNRDRILQQWQKTLER; translated from the coding sequence ATGATGAAGAAGTTTCGCGCGTTCATGCACACGGTTCTGTCTGCGGCAGTGCTCTGCACCACGCTGCTGTTCTCATCGGTCGCCATGGCGAACGAAATCACCGTCTACACCTCCTACGAGGAAGACGAAGCCGCAGCATTTCTCGCCGCCATGCAGCGTGACCTGCCGGACCTGAAAGTCAACCTGCTGCGCCTTTCCACCGGCGACCTGCACGCCCGCATGCTGGCAGAAGCCGACAATCCCCGTCATGATGTCATCTGGGGCTGGGCCGTTACCAACATGGTAGACCCCCGCATCCTCGATATGCTCGAACCCTACAAGCCCAAAGGCATTGAACGCGTTCCCGCCCGCTTCCGCGATGCGCAGGACCGCTGGTTTGCCACCACCGGATACATGGCGGCCTTCTGCGTGAATAACGAAGTGCTTGCCCGCAAAAACCTCCCCATGCCCACCTCGTGGGAAGACCTGCTCAAGCCCGAATTCAAGGGCGAGGTGGTCATGCCCAACCCCGCCAGCTCCGGCACCGGCTACCTGCAAATCGCCTCTCTGCTTCAGATGAAGGGCGAAGAAAAAGGCTGGAAATACCTGAGCGATCTGGACAAGAACATCGCCCAATACATCAAGAGCGGCTCCCGCCCCTGCAACGCTGCCAGCGCCGGTGAATTTGCCGTGGGTGCCTCCTTTGCCCTGCGCGCCATAAAGAACATCAACGAAGGCTACCCCATCACCATGGTCATTCCCAAGGAAGGTGCGGGAAACGAGCTGGAAGCAACCGGTCTCATGAAGTCCTCGCGCAACAAGGCAGCCGCCAAGCGGTTCATAGACTGGGCGCTCAGCGACTCCGCGGTGGACGAGTACTATGTGTGGAAGGAAATCGTCACCGTCAGCGGCGGCTCCATGCCGGAAGCCTTCATTAACGCCGGGTTGCCCAAGGACGTCGGCTCCGTGATGGTGGATATGGACTTTGCGTGGTCAGCCCAGAACCGCGACCGCATTCTGCAACAGTGGCAGAAGACGCTGGAACGCTAA
- a CDS encoding ABC transporter ATP-binding protein: MSLELSNVTKYFGHTKALDDVSISIETGSLVCFLGPSGCGKTTLLRVIAGLESHDSGSLRLDGNDLSPVPARNRNFGVVFQSYSLFPNLTVAANIAYGLECRKWTKKDTALRVGEMLELIQLRDHAAKYPHQLSGGQQQRIALARALAPNPSALLLDEPLSALDAKVREELRGEIRSLQQRLGITTIMVTHDQEEALTMADSVVVMQNGKVMQKGSPMELYRKPQNRFVAEFIGQMNIMPANIGLSAMLSGTPAGSAAEPAAKQPLLVGIRPEDVRLAPRNGAPHLAAVVDRVVHLGNLTRVSLRLPAEHDRHIGAVGQVHGMTAPATDADGMCIVAELQGVHEGLHAGMPQAVTFAPESVHVLEWQ, from the coding sequence ATGTCACTGGAACTCAGCAACGTTACAAAGTATTTCGGCCACACTAAGGCGCTGGACGATGTTTCCATCTCCATAGAAACAGGAAGCCTTGTCTGTTTTCTCGGGCCTTCCGGATGCGGAAAAACCACCCTGCTGCGTGTCATCGCCGGACTGGAATCACACGACAGCGGCTCCCTGCGCCTCGACGGCAACGACCTTTCCCCGGTGCCCGCGCGCAACCGCAACTTCGGCGTGGTGTTCCAGTCGTACTCCCTGTTCCCCAATCTGACCGTAGCGGCCAATATTGCCTACGGGCTGGAATGCCGCAAATGGACCAAAAAGGATACCGCTTTACGGGTTGGCGAAATGCTGGAACTGATACAGCTGCGTGATCACGCCGCCAAATATCCTCACCAGCTTTCAGGCGGTCAGCAGCAGCGCATTGCCTTGGCCCGGGCACTTGCCCCTAATCCCTCCGCCCTGCTTCTGGACGAACCTCTTTCCGCCCTCGATGCAAAGGTCCGTGAAGAATTGCGGGGAGAAATACGGTCGCTTCAGCAGCGGTTGGGCATTACCACCATTATGGTCACGCATGATCAGGAAGAAGCACTCACCATGGCGGACAGCGTGGTTGTCATGCAGAACGGCAAGGTCATGCAAAAGGGCAGCCCCATGGAGTTGTACCGCAAACCGCAGAACCGCTTTGTCGCAGAATTCATAGGACAAATGAACATCATGCCCGCCAACATCGGCCTGTCCGCAATGCTCAGCGGAACCCCGGCAGGCAGTGCGGCAGAACCCGCCGCAAAGCAGCCCCTTCTGGTGGGCATACGTCCTGAAGATGTCCGCCTTGCCCCCCGCAACGGTGCACCGCACCTTGCCGCTGTGGTGGACAGGGTTGTCCATCTGGGCAACCTGACACGGGTGAGCCTCAGGCTGCCCGCAGAGCATGACAGGCACATCGGAGCCGTCGGGCAGGTCCACGGCATGACCGCCCCGGCAACCGATGCAGACGGGATGTGCATCGTTGCAGAACTGCAGGGAGTCCATGAAGGTCTGCACGCAGGCATGCCGCAGGCCGTCACCTTTGCGCCGGAATCCGTTCACGTTCTGGAATGGCAATGA
- a CDS encoding DUF401 family protein, with protein sequence MLALLFGLPVAQWPATAGLALVHPQTVFLALIVALILVFSDLLGKTGQATRLMDSLTGYLTRPRLRLVFFPVLIGLLPMPGGAVFSAPMLGSVSEKLDVPPTDRALLNYWFRHVWETWWPLYPGIILAASICNISIGRIALYGLPGMAVMLALGWFFMLRPAVLPLAETVLPVAVAADEGGVSTPAAHARNWREVLRLGLPLLVAIAGAVLMEVGIALWAPQVPFELGVTGALLAAIGVAMVQNPGSAPLAWQSLVRGHLWEMLGVVFAIFIFKDVLAAAGVVEEISRLAGGATALMVAAVLLPFLVGMVSGITLAYVGATFPLLTGVLAQTGMQEHQMAYVMLAIFSGFTGIMCTPLHICFVLTCRYFHVDIVPVWRRLVVPCLLLLGCGVGYFFLLS encoded by the coding sequence GTGCTTGCGCTGCTGTTCGGGTTGCCCGTGGCGCAATGGCCTGCAACGGCGGGGCTTGCGCTGGTGCATCCGCAGACGGTTTTTCTGGCCCTTATTGTGGCCCTTATTCTGGTGTTCAGCGATCTGCTGGGGAAAACCGGGCAGGCGACACGGCTTATGGACAGCCTGACCGGATACCTGACCCGCCCGCGCCTGCGACTGGTCTTTTTTCCCGTGCTCATCGGGCTTTTGCCCATGCCGGGAGGGGCAGTGTTTTCTGCGCCCATGCTGGGCAGCGTTTCGGAGAAGCTGGACGTGCCCCCGACGGACAGGGCCTTGCTGAACTACTGGTTCCGGCATGTCTGGGAGACGTGGTGGCCGTTGTATCCGGGCATTATCCTTGCCGCTTCCATCTGTAATATTTCCATTGGCCGTATTGCCCTGTACGGGCTGCCCGGCATGGCGGTGATGCTGGCACTGGGCTGGTTCTTTATGCTGCGCCCCGCCGTGCTGCCCCTTGCGGAAACCGTTCTGCCCGTAGCCGTGGCGGCGGATGAAGGCGGGGTTTCCACCCCTGCCGCGCATGCACGGAACTGGCGCGAGGTGCTGCGGCTGGGACTGCCGCTGCTGGTAGCCATAGCGGGCGCGGTGCTCATGGAGGTGGGCATTGCCCTGTGGGCTCCGCAGGTGCCGTTTGAACTGGGGGTGACGGGGGCGCTGCTGGCAGCCATAGGGGTGGCCATGGTGCAGAATCCGGGCAGTGCCCCGCTGGCGTGGCAATCGCTTGTGCGCGGACATTTGTGGGAGATGCTGGGGGTGGTGTTTGCCATTTTCATCTTCAAGGATGTGCTGGCGGCGGCAGGGGTGGTGGAAGAAATCTCGCGGCTGGCGGGCGGGGCAACGGCACTGATGGTGGCTGCCGTGCTGCTGCCCTTTCTGGTGGGCATGGTTTCGGGCATTACCCTTGCCTATGTGGGGGCTACCTTTCCGCTGCTGACGGGGGTGCTGGCCCAGACGGGGATGCAGGAGCACCAGATGGCCTATGTGATGCTGGCCATCTTTTCCGGCTTTACGGGCATTATGTGCACGCCGCTGCATATTTGCTTTGTGCTCACCTGCCGCTATTTTCATGTGGATATCGTGCCGGTGTGGCGGCGGCTGGTGGTGCCCTGCCTGCTGCTTCTGGGCTGCGGCGTGGGGTATTTCTTCCTCCTGTCTTAG
- a CDS encoding acetate kinase, translating to MNVLVINSGSSSFKYQLIDMNTEASLCSGLVERIGETQGKLTHKVMPGTAEEKKFTVEQPFPDHVAGMKTVVDILTDPERGVIKDKSEIHAIGHRVVQGGETFSKSVVVDSVVRAAIHDNIPLAPLHNPANLSGIEVAQELFPGVPSVAVFDTEFHQTMPAKAYLYPLPTSLYKELKIRRYGFHGTSHRFVTKQAAKFLGKKADEVNLVTCHLGNGCSMAAVKNGQCIDTSMGMTPLAGLMMGTRCGDIDPAILPFLAENKGLTIKEIDAILNKESGLKGVCGMNDMRDIHTARLEKGDDKAQLAFEMFCYRIKQYIGAYIATVGPIDAVVFTAGVGENDEYMRAEVCKDMEHLGIEIDLEENNTRRGVARSISKGGKVQVLIIPTNEELEIAQATVDVLKG from the coding sequence ATGAACGTACTCGTTATCAACTCCGGCTCGTCTTCCTTTAAGTACCAGCTCATCGACATGAACACCGAGGCATCGCTGTGCTCCGGCCTTGTCGAGCGCATCGGCGAAACTCAGGGCAAACTTACCCACAAAGTCATGCCCGGCACCGCTGAAGAGAAGAAGTTCACCGTAGAACAGCCTTTCCCCGACCACGTGGCAGGCATGAAGACCGTGGTGGACATCCTCACCGACCCCGAGCGCGGCGTCATCAAGGACAAGTCGGAAATCCACGCCATCGGTCACCGCGTGGTGCAGGGCGGCGAAACCTTCTCCAAGTCCGTGGTGGTGGACAGCGTTGTCCGCGCCGCCATCCACGACAACATTCCCCTTGCCCCCCTGCACAACCCTGCCAACCTCTCCGGCATTGAAGTGGCGCAGGAACTCTTCCCCGGCGTGCCCTCCGTGGCCGTTTTCGACACGGAATTCCATCAGACCATGCCCGCCAAGGCATACCTGTACCCGCTGCCCACCAGCCTGTACAAGGAACTGAAGATCCGCCGCTACGGCTTCCACGGCACCTCGCACCGTTTTGTCACCAAGCAGGCAGCCAAGTTCCTCGGCAAAAAGGCAGATGAGGTCAACCTCGTCACCTGCCATCTGGGCAACGGCTGCTCCATGGCTGCGGTCAAAAACGGCCAGTGCATTGATACCAGCATGGGCATGACCCCCCTTGCCGGTCTGATGATGGGCACCCGCTGCGGCGATATAGACCCCGCCATCCTGCCCTTCCTCGCAGAGAACAAGGGCCTTACCATCAAGGAAATCGACGCCATCCTGAACAAGGAATCGGGCCTCAAGGGCGTGTGCGGCATGAACGACATGCGCGACATCCACACCGCCCGCCTTGAAAAGGGTGACGACAAGGCCCAGCTTGCCTTCGAAATGTTCTGCTACCGCATCAAGCAGTACATCGGCGCCTACATTGCCACCGTGGGCCCCATCGACGCCGTGGTCTTCACCGCCGGCGTGGGTGAGAACGATGAATACATGCGTGCCGAGGTCTGCAAAGACATGGAACATCTGGGCATTGAAATCGATCTGGAAGAAAACAATACCCGCCGCGGCGTTGCCCGCTCCATCAGCAAGGGCGGCAAGGTGCAGGTGCTGATCATTCCCACCAACGAAGAACTGGAAATCGCACAGGCAACCGTGGACGTGCTGAAGGGCTAA
- a CDS encoding HAD family hydrolase, producing the protein MQRAGTPIRGVLFDKDGTLFDFHETWRPIMHKAALFAAAGDAHLAAEMLHVGGYDAASGRFLPDSVIAAGHAGELAELWLRHGASVPLAELRNGLDTLFRREAETSSAPVPGLRDLFRDLSLSGLVLGIATNDSLAGAQSAARQFGLERYVSFVAGYDSGFGAKPGPGMALAFCDVAGLAPSAVAVVGDSAHDMAMGRAAGAGLCIGVLTGAGTRETLGRYADMVMDDISGLAEQFIF; encoded by the coding sequence ATGCAGCGGGCAGGAACCCCCATACGCGGTGTCCTTTTTGACAAGGACGGAACCCTTTTTGATTTTCATGAAACGTGGCGGCCCATTATGCACAAGGCGGCGCTCTTTGCCGCTGCAGGGGACGCGCATCTTGCCGCCGAGATGCTGCATGTTGGGGGATATGATGCGGCGAGCGGGCGTTTTTTGCCCGATTCCGTCATCGCGGCAGGGCATGCGGGGGAACTGGCGGAACTCTGGTTGCGGCATGGTGCATCGGTTCCGCTGGCGGAACTGAGGAACGGGCTGGACACCCTTTTCAGGCGTGAGGCGGAAACAAGCTCCGCGCCTGTGCCGGGACTGCGAGACCTTTTTCGTGATCTTTCTCTCTCCGGGCTTGTTCTGGGCATTGCCACCAACGACAGTCTTGCTGGGGCGCAATCCGCCGCACGGCAGTTCGGACTGGAGCGGTATGTCTCGTTTGTTGCCGGGTATGACAGCGGCTTTGGCGCAAAGCCGGGGCCGGGAATGGCTCTGGCCTTTTGCGATGTTGCGGGGCTTGCCCCTTCTGCCGTGGCGGTGGTGGGCGACAGTGCCCACGATATGGCCATGGGGCGCGCAGCCGGGGCAGGGCTGTGCATAGGCGTGCTGACCGGGGCGGGAACGCGGGAGACGCTGGGCAGGTATGCCGACATGGTGATGGACGATATTTCCGGCCTTGCGGAGCAGTTCATTTTTTGA
- the pta gene encoding phosphate acetyltransferase: MSNNLYITATESKSGKSAVVLGMMQLLLRDVRKVAFFRPIINNLKQETRDHDINLILTHFGLDIPYEDTYAYSLHEARELINHGQHATLLDNILNKYKKLADNYDFVLCEGTDFLGKDAAFEFDLNADIAANLGCPVVVVANGQGKGTEEIISSTQLTIDSLEEKGLDIVSAVINRADVASVNAEQIIGSLLCKTRCTNPLCVYVIPEEPTLGKPTMNDVKKWLKGTVLYGHGRLDTLVDDYLIAAMQIGNFLDYVNTGSLIITPGDRSDIIIATLATRLSNAYPDISGIVLTGGLEPAPNVHRLIEGWTGVPVPILLVKEHTYLTTQILNDLYGKIDPENDRKINTALGVFERHVDTAEIARRVIGRKSSKVTPKMFEFNLIEKAKRNKMRIVLPEGTDERILRAAEILDRRGVAEIILLGDADEVGKRISELGLDLGDVQIMQPNLSPKFNQYVEAYYEFRKAKGISMEQARDAMSDPTYFGTMMVKMDDADGMVSGAINTTAHTIRPAFEFIKTKPAASIVSSVFLMCLKDRVLVFGDCAVNPNPSSEQLAEIAINSAETARIFGVEPRIAMLSYSTGSSGKGADVEKVIEATRIAKERAPELLLEGPLQYDAAIDESVAATKLPNSQVAGKATVFIFPDLNTGNNTYKAVQRAANAVAIGPVLQGLNKPVNDLSRGCTVPDIVNTVAITAIQAQAEKGLL; the protein is encoded by the coding sequence GTGTCCAACAACCTGTACATCACTGCCACGGAATCCAAGAGCGGCAAATCCGCCGTCGTGCTGGGCATGATGCAACTACTGCTCAGGGATGTCCGCAAAGTCGCCTTCTTCAGGCCCATCATCAACAACCTCAAGCAGGAAACGCGTGACCACGATATCAATCTCATCCTCACGCATTTCGGGCTGGACATCCCCTACGAGGATACCTACGCCTACTCCCTGCACGAAGCACGCGAACTGATCAACCACGGTCAGCACGCCACGCTGCTGGACAACATCCTCAACAAGTACAAGAAGCTCGCAGACAACTACGACTTCGTGCTGTGCGAGGGAACCGACTTTCTGGGCAAGGATGCGGCTTTCGAATTTGACCTGAACGCAGACATCGCCGCCAACCTGGGCTGTCCCGTGGTGGTGGTAGCCAACGGGCAGGGCAAGGGAACGGAAGAGATCATCAGCTCCACCCAGCTTACCATCGACTCGCTGGAAGAGAAGGGGCTGGATATCGTCTCCGCCGTCATCAACCGGGCCGATGTCGCCTCGGTAAACGCCGAGCAGATCATCGGCTCGCTGCTGTGCAAGACCCGCTGCACCAATCCCCTGTGCGTCTATGTCATTCCGGAGGAGCCCACCCTCGGCAAGCCCACCATGAATGACGTCAAAAAATGGCTCAAGGGCACCGTGCTCTACGGTCACGGCCGTCTGGACACACTGGTGGACGACTACCTCATCGCCGCCATGCAGATAGGCAACTTCCTCGATTACGTGAACACGGGCAGCCTCATCATCACCCCCGGCGACCGCAGCGACATCATCATCGCCACCCTTGCCACGCGCCTGTCCAACGCCTATCCCGATATTTCCGGCATCGTCCTCACAGGCGGCCTGGAACCTGCGCCCAACGTCCACCGCCTTATCGAAGGCTGGACAGGCGTCCCCGTGCCCATCCTGCTGGTGAAGGAGCACACCTACCTCACCACCCAAATCCTGAACGACCTGTACGGAAAGATTGACCCCGAGAACGATCGTAAGATAAACACCGCCCTCGGCGTGTTCGAGCGGCATGTGGATACGGCGGAAATCGCCCGCCGCGTCATCGGCCGCAAGTCTTCCAAGGTCACCCCCAAGATGTTCGAGTTCAACCTCATCGAAAAGGCCAAGCGCAACAAAATGCGCATCGTGCTGCCGGAAGGCACGGATGAGCGCATCCTGCGCGCTGCCGAAATTCTGGACCGGCGCGGCGTGGCCGAAATCATCCTGCTGGGTGATGCGGACGAGGTGGGCAAAAGGATTTCCGAACTGGGTCTGGACCTTGGCGATGTGCAGATCATGCAGCCCAATCTGTCTCCCAAGTTCAACCAGTATGTGGAAGCCTACTACGAATTCCGCAAGGCCAAGGGCATCAGCATGGAACAGGCGCGGGACGCCATGAGCGACCCCACCTACTTCGGCACCATGATGGTGAAGATGGACGATGCGGACGGCATGGTATCCGGTGCCATAAACACCACGGCCCACACCATCCGCCCGGCGTTCGAATTCATCAAGACCAAGCCTGCGGCCTCCATCGTCTCGTCGGTGTTCCTCATGTGCCTCAAGGACCGGGTGCTGGTGTTCGGCGACTGCGCCGTCAACCCCAACCCCTCCTCGGAGCAGCTTGCGGAAATCGCCATCAACTCGGCGGAAACCGCCCGCATCTTCGGTGTTGAGCCGCGTATCGCCATGCTCTCGTACTCCACCGGCTCGTCCGGCAAGGGCGCAGACGTGGAAAAGGTTATCGAAGCCACACGCATAGCCAAGGAACGCGCACCCGAACTGCTGCTGGAAGGCCCGCTCCAGTACGATGCCGCCATCGATGAATCCGTTGCCGCCACCAAGCTGCCCAATTCGCAGGTTGCGGGCAAGGCCACGGTCTTCATCTTCCCGGACCTGAACACCGGTAACAACACGTACAAGGCGGTGCAGCGTGCCGCCAATGCTGTAGCCATCGGTCCCGTGCTGCAAGGTCTTAACAAGCCCGTTAACGACCTTTCCCGCGGCTGCACGGTGCCGGATATAGTCAACACCGTCGCCATAACCGCCATTCAGGCGCAGGCGGAAAAAGGACTGCTGTAG
- a CDS encoding phosphotransacetylase family protein yields the protein MNGIYIASTGVFAGKNITTLALGLSLQKQGLRVGYMKPVGALPVTVDEVQGDEDAMLIREVLGLEAAPDMLTPVLIPHNLRATRLGECGNCMQRVRDAYAALSRDKDVMLVCGSGSFLYRGKHLGVDGLAVSRALGLQTLLVDRYDTTLHYDAVLTIREQLNDSLLGVLFNDVPDHFMRDAEEILVPYLRDKGIDVLGIIPRDPLLNAIKASELAWRLGGKIISGNAHSQRIIEDFLIGTMQVENFMAHFRRQQHSATIVGGDRTDLQLVALEGDCPCLILTGNITPNELVRARSEQKGVPVIQVSADTYTVAKHMEHILGSQKLRELVKIERAASLVGSVVDMQRIRAAVAP from the coding sequence ATGAACGGCATCTACATCGCCTCCACCGGGGTTTTTGCGGGCAAAAACATCACCACGCTGGCTCTGGGTCTCTCCCTGCAAAAGCAGGGTCTGCGCGTGGGCTACATGAAGCCCGTGGGCGCGCTGCCCGTCACCGTGGACGAGGTGCAGGGCGATGAAGACGCCATGCTCATCCGCGAGGTGCTGGGGCTGGAAGCCGCCCCGGACATGCTCACCCCCGTGCTCATCCCCCACAACCTGCGCGCCACCCGGCTGGGCGAATGCGGCAACTGCATGCAGCGGGTGCGCGATGCGTATGCCGCCCTCTCCCGCGACAAGGATGTCATGCTGGTCTGCGGCAGCGGCTCCTTCCTGTACCGGGGCAAGCATCTGGGCGTAGACGGGCTTGCCGTCTCCCGCGCGCTGGGGCTGCAAACCCTGCTGGTAGACCGTTACGACACCACCCTGCACTACGACGCGGTGCTCACCATCCGCGAGCAACTGAACGATTCCCTGCTGGGCGTGCTCTTCAACGACGTGCCGGACCACTTCATGCGCGATGCGGAAGAAATTCTGGTGCCCTACCTGAGAGACAAGGGCATAGACGTGCTGGGCATCATCCCGCGCGATCCGCTGCTCAACGCCATCAAGGCATCGGAACTGGCGTGGCGGCTCGGCGGCAAAATCATCTCCGGCAACGCCCACTCCCAGCGCATCATCGAAGATTTTCTCATCGGCACCATGCAGGTGGAAAACTTCATGGCCCATTTCCGCAGGCAGCAGCACTCCGCCACCATCGTGGGCGGCGACCGGACAGACCTGCAACTGGTCGCGCTGGAAGGCGACTGCCCCTGCCTCATCCTCACCGGCAACATCACGCCCAACGAACTGGTGCGCGCCCGCTCGGAACAGAAGGGCGTCCCCGTCATTCAGGTCAGTGCAGATACCTACACCGTTGCCAAGCACATGGAACACATTCTGGGCAGCCAGAAACTGCGCGAACTGGTCAAGATAGAGCGCGCCGCCTCACTGGTCGGCAGCGTGGTGGATATGCAGCGTATCCGCGCTGCCGTAGCCCCGTAG